One Cryptococcus neoformans var. grubii H99 chromosome 3, complete sequence genomic region harbors:
- a CDS encoding small subunit ribosomal protein S19, protein MHPTALALRRSTWKGPFFTAFPSLSHHLKNNTPIFTKSRASTILPNFVGIKFMVYNGKDYLPVTVSEEMVGHKLGEFAPTRRPWTYRKTKN, encoded by the exons ATGCACCCCACAGCCCTCGCTCTTAGACGCTCTACCTGGAAGG GCCCTTTCTTCACCGcattcccttccctctctcacCATCTTAAGAACAATACTCCCATCTTTACGAAATCCCGAGcatccaccatccttcccaaCTTCGTCGGCATCAAGTTCATGGTCTATAATGGCAAAGACTACCTTCCGGTGACCGTCAGCGAAGAGATGGTGGGACACAAGTTGGGAGAGTTTGCACCTACAAGGAGGCCTTGGACTTACAG AAAAACCAAGAACTAG
- a CDS encoding prenylcysteine oxidase/farnesylcysteine lyase: MPPPSLTSSSTRFRVGFFVLLLAVSLSLTYHFTPSFTSHRSISPNEQTGSSEYIIDVDAEELRGQNGKRIAIVGAGASGSSAAFFLRRAANVVERRAGLGESSLISDIIVYEKEGYVGGRTTTIYPQDDDRARPQELGGSIFVDSNLNLMKAVKEFNLTLMDPDFGESGVGIWDGRKFLFTSSSSSWVTSARALLRYGPLSPFRTRRAVSSLLKKFLRLYDPLWLHDRGVVDNVEDFAEAVGLGREYTTRSGESWAREVVGAGERWVGEVWEGSTRVNYAMNIDKIHALAAGVSMATGGARQVEGGNYQIFQSMLADAGAKLYLGTTVEDIVPQEKGGLKKFVIKTNHTELPSEEIDHVFWAAPWGPQGMKSLEKEFIEPVPPTPYVRLHVTYLTTTQKHPAPSFFGLPSGSTIPNTILTSAHPPRSPDASSLPPPRFQSITWHGESFPGSNEYVVKIFSLTRLSDRLLREILGEEPTWVTRKEWNSYPKMEPTAGYAPVTLTEGVEYLAGMERWVSTMETQTISAREAVARVVQKWWGLGLGECEDGDSWDWTCS, from the exons ATGCCCCCTCCATCGCttacctcctcttcaacacGCTTCCGTGTTGGtttcttcgttcttctACTAGCagtctctctctctctcacTTATCACTTCACTCCCTCTTTCACCTCACATCGCTCTATCTCCCCTAATGAGCAAACAGGATCTTCCGAATATATAATTGACGTAGATGCGGAAGAACTACGAGGCCAAAACGGAAAAAGAATCGCCATTGTAGGCGCTGGAGCTAGCGGATCGTCGGCGGCATTCTTCTTGAGAAGAGCTGCCAATGTTGTTGAACGTCGCGCGGGACTTGGCGAGTCATCATTAATAAGTGACATTATTGTCtacgagaaggagggataCGTGGGTGGAC GGACTACGACGATATACCCTCAAGACGATGACAGGGCCCGCCCTCAAGAACTTGGCGGCAGTATATTTGTTGATTCCAACCTCAATCTTATGAAAGCTGTCAAA GAATTTAATCTGACCTTAATGGACCCCGATTTTGGAGAGTCAGGAGTTGGTATCTGG GATGGCCGGAAATTCCTTTTcacttcctcatcatcttcttgggtAACCTCAGCTCGTGCTTTACTCCGCTACGGTCCACTTTCGCCTTTTCGCACTCGGCGTGCAgtctcatctcttctgaAAAAGTTCTTGCGGCTTTATGATCCTTTGTGGCTCCACGATAGGGGAGTAGTTGACAATGTAGAGGACTTCGCGGAAGCAGTGGGACTAGGAAGAGAATATACTACGAGGAGTGGAGAAAGCTGGGCGAGAGAAGTCGTGGGTgcgggagagagatgggtTGGAGAAGTATGGGAGGGAAGTACTAGAGTGAAT TACGCCATGAACATCGACAAGATCCACGCTTTAGCGGCAGGAGTTTCCATGGCCACCGGTGGTGCACGTCAGGTGGAAGGTGGTAATTACCAGATATTCCAGTCTATGCTGGCTGATGCAGGTGCCAAGCTCTACCTTGGGACGACAGTGGAGGATATCGTTCCTCAAGAAAAAGGCGGTCTTAAAAAGTTTGTAATCAAGACAAATCACACAGAGCTTCCTAGTGAAGAGATTGATCACGTGTTCTGGGCGGCCCCATGGGGGCCGCAAGGAATGAAAAGTTTGGAGAAAGAGTTTATAGAACCTGTGCC TCCCACTCCGTATGTGAGGTTACACGTGACATATCTCACTACAACCCAGAAGCATCCTGCCCCTTCATTTTTCGGTTTACCTTCGGGATCTACCATCCCCAATACGATTTTGACTTCTGCACACCCACCTCGATCTCCAGACGCATCCTCCTTGCCGCCTCCAAGATTCCAGTCCATCACGTGGCACGGAGAGTCGTTCCCAGGCTCGAACGAGTATGTCGTCAAGATATTTTCACTCACAAGGCTAAGTGATCGGCTCTTGAGGGAGATTCTTGGAGAAGAACCGACCTGGGTCACAAGAAAGGAATGGAATAGCTATCCAAAGATGGAACCTACTGCAGGATACGCCCCGGTTACGCTAACGGAAGGGGTAGAATATCTAGCTGGAATGGAGCGTTGGGTTTCGAC gatggagacGCAAACAATTTCCGCAAGAGAGGCTGTAGCAAGGGTTGTGCAGAAATGGTGGGGTTTAGGTTTAGGAGAATGTGAGGACGGGGATAGTTGGGATTGGACTTGTTCGTAG